The bacterium genomic interval TCATCAGCTGCGCCCAGGCCCGGCCCATGCGCTCGGGGCCCCAGCCGGTGCTCGTCGGCTTGCCGGAGAACCCGTAGCCCGGCATCGACGGGATCACCACATGGAAAGCGTCCGATGCGCTCGCGCCGTGGGCCGTCGGGTTGGTCAGCGGATCGATGATCTTCAGCTGCTCGATGATCGAGCCTGGCCACCCGTGGTTGACGATGAGCGGCAACGCGTCCTCATGCTCCGAACGGACGTGGATGAAGTGAATGTCGAGGCCGTCGATCTCGGTCATGAACTGCGGCAGGGTGCTCAGCTTCGCCTCGCACCTGCGCCAGTCGTAGTCCGTG includes:
- a CDS encoding epoxide hydrolase, with amino-acid sequence MSSTVETASGIHPFHVDIPEDKLTDLRRRIAATRWPEKETVADQSQGVLLATIQELARYWATDYDWRRCEAKLSTLPQFMTEIDGLDIHFIHVRSEHEDALPLIVNHGWPGSIIEQLKIIDPLTNPTAHGASASDAFHVVIPSMPGYGFSGKPTSTGWGPERMGRAWAQLMTRLGYTRYVAQGGDWGAFVVDQMGLQAPEGLLAIHTNMPATVPADVDKAS